One window of the Magnolia sinica isolate HGM2019 chromosome 19, MsV1, whole genome shotgun sequence genome contains the following:
- the LOC131234790 gene encoding O-fucosyltransferase 10-like isoform X3, with translation MKTKTYQNHLTNGSSSESSSPSPSPPSSPHRPSRAPQCRRRHRSKAHATLDILVGFLFRRRIRVFVLLPLFYISGILMCAGTFSIIGRPQYLPGSLYRSGKVFQELWPKMQLDNASAIQLSTVWKHGRRLKEQIRCTNSTDKPVGSQAPSGYLVVEANGGLNQQRSSICNAVAVAGLLNAILVIPQFNFHSIWKDPRQFEDIYDEDHFIKTLQGHVRVVRELPEILMERYGYNISNIPNFRVNAWASAGYYLGSIYPVLRAQGVIRISPFANRLAMKVPSNIQCLRCLANYQALRFSTLITTLAKELVSRMIKKSSGTGGKYVSVHLRFEEDMVAFSCCEYDGGETEKKEMKSARERGWKGKFNRQDRIIRPGLNRLNGRCPLSPLEVGMMLRGMGFDNNTSIYLASGKIYHAERNLAPLLQMFPHLQTKESLATAEELSSFKGILVKNWTGLCSQWSTTYGLDLSHTRYTSICFPHGYSSRLAALDYTVCLFSEVFVTTQGGNFPHFLMGHRRHLYDGHAKTIKPDKRKMVLLLHNTSLSFQA, from the exons atgaaaaccaaaacctaccaAAATCATCTTACCAATGGCTCCAGCAGCGAAAGCAGCTCTCCCAGTCCCAGTCCACCTTCCTCCCCTCACCGCCCGTCGCGGGCCCCGCAATGCCGTCGCCGGCATCGGAGCAAGGCCCATGCAACTTTGGATATCCTCGTCGGGTTCCTTTTCCGGCGGCGTATCCGGGTTTTTGTCCTCTTGCCACTCTTCTACATTTCCGGCATCCTAATGTGCGCTGGGACATtttccatcatcggccgtccccAGTACCTCCCTGGTTCTCTGTACCGCAGCGGCAAAGTCTTCCAGGAGCTCTGGCCCAAAATGCAGTTGGATAATGCCTCTGCTATTCAG TTATCAACAGTGTGGAAACACGGCCGAAGATTGAAAGAGCAGATACGATGTACCAATAGTACAGATAAACCTGTTG GGTCACAAGCTCCAAGTGGCTACCTAGTTGTTGAGGCTAATGGTGGTCTTAACCAACAACGCTCATCG ATATGCAATGCAGTGGCTGTGGCTGGGCTTCTAAATGCAATACTTGTCATACCCCAGTTCAATTTCCACAGTATTTGGAAGGATCCAAGGCAA TTTGAAGATATTTACGATGAAGATCATTTCATAAAGACTCTCCAGGGCCATGTGAGGGTGGTCAGGGAGCTACCTGAGATATTGATGGAAAGATATGGTTACAACATTAGCAACATACCAAACTTCAGAGTAAATGCCTGGGCTTCCGCTGGTTATTACTTGGGATCAATTTATCCTGTTTTGCGGGCACAGGG GGTCATCAGAATATCCCCTTTCGCAAATAGATTGGCCATGAAAGTTCCATCTAACATTCAATGCCTGAGATGCTTAGCCAATTATCAAGCACTGAGGTTTTCTACTCTGATTACCACACTTGCAAAGGAGTTAGTGAGTCGCATGATTAAAAAAAGTTCAGGAACAGGTGGGAAGTATGTATCAGTCCATCTTCGCTTTGAGGAG GATATGGTGGCCTTTTCATGCTGTGAATATGATGGAGGTGAGACTGAAAAGAAAGAGATGAAATCTGCTCGTGAAAGAGGGTGGAAGGGAAAGTTTAATCGCCAGGACCGAATTATTAGGCCTGGGTTGAATCGTTTGAATGGAAGATGCCCTCTATCACCATTGGAG GTGGGGATGATGCTAAGGGGTATGGGTTTCGATAACAATACGTCAATCTATTTGGCATCTGGTAAAATATACCATGCCGAAAGAAACTTAGCTCCTCTGTTGCAGATGTTTCCCCATCTTCAGACCAAAGAGTCACTCGCCACTGCAGAGGAGCTCTCTTCTTTCAAG GGTATTCTTGTGAAAAATTGGACAGGTCTGTGTAGCCAATGGTCCACGACATATGGCCTGGATCTCTCACACACGCGCTACACTAGCATATGTTTCCCACAT GGTTATTCTTCGAGGTTGGCTGCATTGGATTATACAGTATGCCTGTTTAGTGAAGTATTTGTAACAACTCAAGGTGGCAATTTCCCACATTTTCTGATGGGCCATAGGCGGCACCTTTATGATGGACACGCTAAGACCATAAAGCCAGACAAGCGCAAGATGGTACTTCTACTTCATAACACCAGTCtcag TTTTCAAGCATGA
- the LOC131234790 gene encoding O-fucosyltransferase 10-like isoform X2 yields the protein MKTKTYQNHLTNGSSSESSSPSPSPPSSPHRPSRAPQCRRRHRSKAHATLDILVGFLFRRRIRVFVLLPLFYISGILMCAGTFSIIGRPQYLPGSLYRSGKVFQELWPKMQLDNASAIQLSTVWKHGRRLKEQIRCTNSTDKPVGSQAPSGYLVVEANGGLNQQRSSICNAVAVAGLLNAILVIPQFNFHSIWKDPRQFEDIYDEDHFIKTLQGHVRVVRELPEILMERYGYNISNIPNFRVNAWASAGYYLGSIYPVLRAQGVIRISPFANRLAMKVPSNIQCLRCLANYQALRFSTLITTLAKELVSRMIKKSSGTGGKYVSVHLRFEEDMVAFSCCEYDGGETEKKEMKSARERGWKGKFNRQDRIIRPGLNRLNGRCPLSPLEVGMMLRGMGFDNNTSIYLASGKIYHAERNLAPLLQMFPHLQTKESLATAEELSSFKGYSSRLAALDYTVCLFSEVFVTTQGGNFPHFLMGHRRHLYDGHAKTIKPDKRKMVLLLHNTSLSWEVFKHEMEAMLDESDRKGIALRKPKGSIYAHPSPECTCCRGSINLAHLSGHPLHSIHLP from the exons atgaaaaccaaaacctaccaAAATCATCTTACCAATGGCTCCAGCAGCGAAAGCAGCTCTCCCAGTCCCAGTCCACCTTCCTCCCCTCACCGCCCGTCGCGGGCCCCGCAATGCCGTCGCCGGCATCGGAGCAAGGCCCATGCAACTTTGGATATCCTCGTCGGGTTCCTTTTCCGGCGGCGTATCCGGGTTTTTGTCCTCTTGCCACTCTTCTACATTTCCGGCATCCTAATGTGCGCTGGGACATtttccatcatcggccgtccccAGTACCTCCCTGGTTCTCTGTACCGCAGCGGCAAAGTCTTCCAGGAGCTCTGGCCCAAAATGCAGTTGGATAATGCCTCTGCTATTCAG TTATCAACAGTGTGGAAACACGGCCGAAGATTGAAAGAGCAGATACGATGTACCAATAGTACAGATAAACCTGTTG GGTCACAAGCTCCAAGTGGCTACCTAGTTGTTGAGGCTAATGGTGGTCTTAACCAACAACGCTCATCG ATATGCAATGCAGTGGCTGTGGCTGGGCTTCTAAATGCAATACTTGTCATACCCCAGTTCAATTTCCACAGTATTTGGAAGGATCCAAGGCAA TTTGAAGATATTTACGATGAAGATCATTTCATAAAGACTCTCCAGGGCCATGTGAGGGTGGTCAGGGAGCTACCTGAGATATTGATGGAAAGATATGGTTACAACATTAGCAACATACCAAACTTCAGAGTAAATGCCTGGGCTTCCGCTGGTTATTACTTGGGATCAATTTATCCTGTTTTGCGGGCACAGGG GGTCATCAGAATATCCCCTTTCGCAAATAGATTGGCCATGAAAGTTCCATCTAACATTCAATGCCTGAGATGCTTAGCCAATTATCAAGCACTGAGGTTTTCTACTCTGATTACCACACTTGCAAAGGAGTTAGTGAGTCGCATGATTAAAAAAAGTTCAGGAACAGGTGGGAAGTATGTATCAGTCCATCTTCGCTTTGAGGAG GATATGGTGGCCTTTTCATGCTGTGAATATGATGGAGGTGAGACTGAAAAGAAAGAGATGAAATCTGCTCGTGAAAGAGGGTGGAAGGGAAAGTTTAATCGCCAGGACCGAATTATTAGGCCTGGGTTGAATCGTTTGAATGGAAGATGCCCTCTATCACCATTGGAG GTGGGGATGATGCTAAGGGGTATGGGTTTCGATAACAATACGTCAATCTATTTGGCATCTGGTAAAATATACCATGCCGAAAGAAACTTAGCTCCTCTGTTGCAGATGTTTCCCCATCTTCAGACCAAAGAGTCACTCGCCACTGCAGAGGAGCTCTCTTCTTTCAAG GGTTATTCTTCGAGGTTGGCTGCATTGGATTATACAGTATGCCTGTTTAGTGAAGTATTTGTAACAACTCAAGGTGGCAATTTCCCACATTTTCTGATGGGCCATAGGCGGCACCTTTATGATGGACACGCTAAGACCATAAAGCCAGACAAGCGCAAGATGGTACTTCTACTTCATAACACCAGTCtcag TTGGGAAGTTTTCAAGCATGAGATGGAAGCCATGCTCGACGAGAGTGACCGGAAGGGGATTGCACTTAGAAAGCCCAAGGGATCAATCTACGCACATCCTTCACCAGAATGCACATGTTGTCGGGGTTCAATTAACTTGGCCCACCTGTCTGGCCATCCTCTCCATTCAATTCACTTGCCATAA
- the LOC131234790 gene encoding O-fucosyltransferase 10-like isoform X1, whose translation MKTKTYQNHLTNGSSSESSSPSPSPPSSPHRPSRAPQCRRRHRSKAHATLDILVGFLFRRRIRVFVLLPLFYISGILMCAGTFSIIGRPQYLPGSLYRSGKVFQELWPKMQLDNASAIQLSTVWKHGRRLKEQIRCTNSTDKPVGSQAPSGYLVVEANGGLNQQRSSICNAVAVAGLLNAILVIPQFNFHSIWKDPRQFEDIYDEDHFIKTLQGHVRVVRELPEILMERYGYNISNIPNFRVNAWASAGYYLGSIYPVLRAQGVIRISPFANRLAMKVPSNIQCLRCLANYQALRFSTLITTLAKELVSRMIKKSSGTGGKYVSVHLRFEEDMVAFSCCEYDGGETEKKEMKSARERGWKGKFNRQDRIIRPGLNRLNGRCPLSPLEVGMMLRGMGFDNNTSIYLASGKIYHAERNLAPLLQMFPHLQTKESLATAEELSSFKGILVKNWTGLCSQWSTTYGLDLSHTRYTSICFPHGYSSRLAALDYTVCLFSEVFVTTQGGNFPHFLMGHRRHLYDGHAKTIKPDKRKMVLLLHNTSLSWEVFKHEMEAMLDESDRKGIALRKPKGSIYAHPSPECTCCRGSINLAHLSGHPLHSIHLP comes from the exons atgaaaaccaaaacctaccaAAATCATCTTACCAATGGCTCCAGCAGCGAAAGCAGCTCTCCCAGTCCCAGTCCACCTTCCTCCCCTCACCGCCCGTCGCGGGCCCCGCAATGCCGTCGCCGGCATCGGAGCAAGGCCCATGCAACTTTGGATATCCTCGTCGGGTTCCTTTTCCGGCGGCGTATCCGGGTTTTTGTCCTCTTGCCACTCTTCTACATTTCCGGCATCCTAATGTGCGCTGGGACATtttccatcatcggccgtccccAGTACCTCCCTGGTTCTCTGTACCGCAGCGGCAAAGTCTTCCAGGAGCTCTGGCCCAAAATGCAGTTGGATAATGCCTCTGCTATTCAG TTATCAACAGTGTGGAAACACGGCCGAAGATTGAAAGAGCAGATACGATGTACCAATAGTACAGATAAACCTGTTG GGTCACAAGCTCCAAGTGGCTACCTAGTTGTTGAGGCTAATGGTGGTCTTAACCAACAACGCTCATCG ATATGCAATGCAGTGGCTGTGGCTGGGCTTCTAAATGCAATACTTGTCATACCCCAGTTCAATTTCCACAGTATTTGGAAGGATCCAAGGCAA TTTGAAGATATTTACGATGAAGATCATTTCATAAAGACTCTCCAGGGCCATGTGAGGGTGGTCAGGGAGCTACCTGAGATATTGATGGAAAGATATGGTTACAACATTAGCAACATACCAAACTTCAGAGTAAATGCCTGGGCTTCCGCTGGTTATTACTTGGGATCAATTTATCCTGTTTTGCGGGCACAGGG GGTCATCAGAATATCCCCTTTCGCAAATAGATTGGCCATGAAAGTTCCATCTAACATTCAATGCCTGAGATGCTTAGCCAATTATCAAGCACTGAGGTTTTCTACTCTGATTACCACACTTGCAAAGGAGTTAGTGAGTCGCATGATTAAAAAAAGTTCAGGAACAGGTGGGAAGTATGTATCAGTCCATCTTCGCTTTGAGGAG GATATGGTGGCCTTTTCATGCTGTGAATATGATGGAGGTGAGACTGAAAAGAAAGAGATGAAATCTGCTCGTGAAAGAGGGTGGAAGGGAAAGTTTAATCGCCAGGACCGAATTATTAGGCCTGGGTTGAATCGTTTGAATGGAAGATGCCCTCTATCACCATTGGAG GTGGGGATGATGCTAAGGGGTATGGGTTTCGATAACAATACGTCAATCTATTTGGCATCTGGTAAAATATACCATGCCGAAAGAAACTTAGCTCCTCTGTTGCAGATGTTTCCCCATCTTCAGACCAAAGAGTCACTCGCCACTGCAGAGGAGCTCTCTTCTTTCAAG GGTATTCTTGTGAAAAATTGGACAGGTCTGTGTAGCCAATGGTCCACGACATATGGCCTGGATCTCTCACACACGCGCTACACTAGCATATGTTTCCCACAT GGTTATTCTTCGAGGTTGGCTGCATTGGATTATACAGTATGCCTGTTTAGTGAAGTATTTGTAACAACTCAAGGTGGCAATTTCCCACATTTTCTGATGGGCCATAGGCGGCACCTTTATGATGGACACGCTAAGACCATAAAGCCAGACAAGCGCAAGATGGTACTTCTACTTCATAACACCAGTCtcag TTGGGAAGTTTTCAAGCATGAGATGGAAGCCATGCTCGACGAGAGTGACCGGAAGGGGATTGCACTTAGAAAGCCCAAGGGATCAATCTACGCACATCCTTCACCAGAATGCACATGTTGTCGGGGTTCAATTAACTTGGCCCACCTGTCTGGCCATCCTCTCCATTCAATTCACTTGCCATAA